The following proteins come from a genomic window of Gemmatimonadota bacterium:
- a CDS encoding MBL fold metallo-hydrolase yields MRLTLLGTGTSFGVPQIGCRCAVCRSTDPRDRRHRTAALIETAGGNILIDTPPEVRVELLGAGVADIAAVLFTHEHADHVAGIDDLRIFSLQHRSPLPVYANETTAALLRQSYRYIFDDGMVPIPGTSKPRLALETITPGRAFTAAGVEVLPLPFAHGRVEVLGFRVGRMAYLTDVKSVPAAARAALAGLDVLVLNALWWREHPTHQSIPEAIAAAEAIGAKRTYLTHLTHETGHAELAASLPAGIEPGYDGLTLEIAP; encoded by the coding sequence ATGCGGCTCACGCTTCTCGGGACGGGCACCTCCTTCGGGGTTCCGCAGATCGGCTGCCGGTGCGCCGTCTGCCGCTCGACCGATCCGCGCGACCGCCGCCATCGGACCGCCGCGCTGATCGAGACGGCCGGCGGCAACATCCTGATCGACACGCCCCCGGAAGTTCGAGTCGAATTGTTAGGCGCTGGGGTGGCCGACATTGCGGCCGTGCTCTTCACCCACGAACATGCCGACCACGTGGCGGGCATCGACGACCTGAGGATCTTTTCGCTGCAACACCGGAGCCCGCTGCCGGTCTACGCCAACGAAACGACCGCGGCGTTGCTCCGGCAGTCGTACCGCTACATCTTCGACGACGGCATGGTGCCGATCCCCGGCACCTCGAAACCGCGGTTGGCGCTCGAAACGATCACGCCCGGGCGGGCGTTCACGGCAGCCGGCGTCGAGGTCTTGCCGTTGCCGTTTGCCCACGGCCGGGTCGAAGTCCTCGGCTTTCGAGTGGGCCGGATGGCTTACCTCACCGACGTCAAATCCGTGCCGGCGGCGGCCCGAGCGGCCCTGGCCGGCCTCGACGTGCTGGTGCTGAATGCGCTCTGGTGGCGAGAGCATCCCACCCACCAGAGCATTCCCGAGGCGATCGCGGCCGCGGAAGCGATCGGGGCCAAGCGGACGTACCTGACCCATTTGACTCACGAAACCGGCCACGCCGAGCTGGCCGCTTCCCTGCCAGCGGGAATTGAACCAGGTTACGACGGGCTTACTCTGGAGATTGCCCCATAA